GAGAAATGGGCAAATTTTCCGAAAGAACGCCAGCGTTTTTTTGATCTGGTAGCCAAAACTAAAGTAAAAAATGTGGTGCTCATTAGTGGTGATCGCCACATTGCCGAAGTGTCTAAATATGAAGCCAGCAACCTCAGTTATCCTTTATACGAAATCACTTCTAGTGGGCTTACCCACACCTGGAGACGGAAGGCAACCGAAAAAAACAGGTACCGCGAAGGTGAATTGATGATTGCACTGAACTTTGGTGTATTTGAGTTTTATTTTGGTGAGTCACCCAAGGTAGTGGGGCATATCAAAGGACGACAAAATAAGGTATTGCAAACGGTCACGATTCCTCTAAGAAAATAGTGATGGACAGGAGAGGGGCATTAAGGCTCCCTCCTGTGTTTTATAGTCTGCTCACGAAGCTTCTTCTGTTTTGCTTTCGTTCGGTTCGGGGCGGTACTTTAGTTGCATGCCTTTTAGCAGGTTACGCAATACCTGATCTTTGCATACCCGATACTGTCTTTGTTCGGGTTTGCGAAAAAACGCGCTCAACTCATGTTTACTTAGTTTGAACCCTGCCAACTCTAACATTTCCAACAGGTCTTCACTTTTGAGTTCAAGAGCTATTTTTAGCTTGCGCAAAATCAGGTTATTGGTCAGCCGCTTCTCTGGTTTAGGTTGTTCTCCTTCTTTCTTCCCTCGCTTGTCGTTGATCAAACCATTGAGAAAAGTAGCCAATAGCTTGTCGTTGAGCATAGCATAGTCAGGATCTTCCTCTTTTTTTAGCCAGTTGCTTACTTCAGCCCTGGTTACCTCAAGGTCGGCTTGTCCAAAAATACGAATCATTTTGTCATCGCTAAAATCGAAAATATAGCGAATACGTTGCAATACGTTATTGTTATCCATAAAGTTCTTATTTTATGCAGGTTTTAGGGCACTTGCTGCTGGATATTAGTATTGGGGTTTAGCAAAGCCAAACCCCTAAAAAAAGCTTCGTGACCTAGTTTGAAGGTATCACTGATTGCAAGCCAGGAATCTCTACTACTTCGTTCAGGTCTTCTTCGTAATTTACACCCTCTATTCTAAACCCAAACAAGTTAAAAAAATCATCGGCATAACCTTTCAGGTCGCCCAACGCTGGCAAAGTTTCGGTGGTAACCTTTGTCCATAATTCGGCTACTTGAGCCTGCACATCTTCACGCATTTCCCAGTCGTCAACCCTGATACGTCCTTGCGCATCTGTGGCAGTTTTGTTGTTATACAGGCGGTCTTTAAACAAACGGTGCATTTGTTCTATGCAGCCTTCGTGAATGTTTTCGGCTTTCATAATTTTGTACAATAAAGAGATATACAAAGGAATGACCGGAATAGCCGAACTTGCCTGAGTTACCAAAGCTTTATTAACCGATACATACGCTTTGCCATCAATGGCTTTGAGTTTGTCGGCAATGGTAAAAGCAGTGGCTTCGAGGTGATCTTTGGCGCGCCCTATAGTCCCTTTGCGGTATACCGGCTCGGTAAGCTTAGGTCCAATATAAGAGTAAGCTACAGCAGTAGCGCCAGAGGCAAGGAGGTTTTCTTTTTGCAAGGCGTCCATCCACATTTCCCAGTCTTCGCCACCCATTACTGCCACGGTGTTGGCTATGTCGTCTTCGTTGGCAGGTTCAATGGCTACCTCAGATACCACTCCTGTGTGAAAATCGACTGTTTTATCGGCAAAGCTTTGTCCAATGGGCTTAAGTGAAGATCGGTGCTTTACTCCGGTTTCGGGGTGGGTACGCACCGGAGAAGCCAAGCTGTACACTACCAGGTCTACCTGCCCGAGGTCGGCTTTGATCAGGTCTAGGGTTTGTTGTTTAATTTCTTTCGAAAAAGCATCTCCATTGATACTTTTGGCATATAGTCCGGCAGCCTGGGCTTGTTTTTCAAAGGCAGCACTATTATACCATCCGGCAGAAGCCGTTTTACCTCTGTTGGCGGGCTTTTCTAAAAATACCCCAATGGTTGCAGCATTCGAGCCAAAGGCGGCAGTAATTCTTGAGGCAAGTCCAAACCCGGTAGAGGCACCTATCACCAATACTTTTTTAGGCCCTTCTATGGTACCTTTTGATTGAATATAGTTAATTTGGTTGATTACGTTTTGTTCACATCCTTTGGGATGAGCCGTTAAGCAGATAAATCCGCGAGTTCGAGGTTCTATAACCATTGTATAACTTCTTTATTGTATTAATTTGAACAAAGACATTCGCTTGCAATATTAGACATCTTTTGCGGTCTTTTCAATTGTTTGGCACGAATGCCTCAAAACAGCTTGGTAAATGATGCGTGTTTTGAGGGGACTTTTTTTAGAGAGACTCGATTAAATAAGACGATATGGTCAGAGGTTTGCAAAACGATCACAGTTGCTTTGGGTGAGCTTACTAACTTTCTCAGGCAGTACCAAACTGAGCCACAGCCCCCCTCTTGACTGATTTGGAATATATACATTCAATAATAAAAACAACAAAACAATGGAACAACAAAACAATGAAATAAAAGATGCTTACAACGATTGGGCTGCCCAATATGACACGAATCACAACCATACCCGTGATATGGAAGGAATAGCAATGCGTTGTACGCTCAAAGATATTACTTTTAACAATTGCCTGGAGCTGGGCTGTGGCACGGGCAAAAATACGGCCTGGTTGCTTACCCAAGCCCAACACCTGACAGCAGTAGACTTGTCGGAGAGAATGCTGGAGAAAGCCCGGGAAAAGGTCCAAAGTGAGAAGGTAAATTTTGTACAGGCAGACATTACCCAAGGCTGGAGTTTTGTAAAAAGACCCTGTGACTTGATCACTTTTAGCCTACTGTTGGAGCACATTGAAGATATTTCAGCCATTTTTTCTAAAGCGGTACACGTACTAAAACCCGGAGGGTATATTTATATAGGTGAGTTGCATTCTATTAAACAGTATATGGGGAGCAAAGCCCGTTACGAAACGCCTGAGGGCACTAAAGAGTTGATTTGTTTCACTCACCATACCTCCGATTTTTTTAAGTTGGCAAAGCTACATCAGTTAGATATTGTAGAATTTGAAGAACACTTTGACAATGACGATCGCAAAAATATTCCCAGAATTTTAACTTTTTTGTTACAAAAAAAATAAGCACTTCGTTAATCTGCCTCACTATGTAAGCCGTTAAAACTTATTTCAGGTTCAATAATTTATCAAAAAAAGGAAGTAAATATGCAAGTATGCTATCAAAACGAGTATGCATTGATGGAGTTCGACGAGAATTCGTCGATTCTTATGCTTACTTGGAACAAATTTGTAAAAGGAGATGGGTTTAAGAATACTCTCATGAAATTTTATGATTTGACGGTAGAAAAAAAAGTCCAAAGTTGGTGTTTCGACAGCCGCAAACAAAGAATGATTGCCCCAGATGATCAACAATGGACTATAGACGAAATGGTGAGAAGAGGGTATGCTGGTAACGTTATAAAAACGGCTGTTATAATGCCCGAAAGTTTGTTTATGGAACTCACCGTTGATAAAATATCTACTGGAGTGTTAGAGCAAAGAGACGAGACTTCGTCTAATATGCGGCAGTTTCAAGACCGAGACCCTGCCTTGGCTTGGTTGCGTTCTGATGCTACAACATAAAGGCTGTATGAGAACAATAAAGGTGGGTGGTTGTCTGGAACAGCCACCTTTTTTTACTTAAGTTAGGTGCATTATTGCTTATGGCTAAAGCCTATCCTACAATAATGGCCTCTGGTCTATGAATGCGGTGTAATAAAATATCGTCGCGTTGCAAAGTTTTGCGCAACAACTGTTGAATATTGTCATAAAAGTCAAGCTTGATTCGAATATTGCGAGGGTTGTACAAGGGTTTTAAGATTTTTTTTGCCCACTCTATCTCCCAGGTATAGGCAAGAATACGGGCTTGTAGGTCGGGAGTAGTCCAATGATAAATGCGTTTAATAAACTTTTTGTCTACTGGAAACTCGTTATTTTGTTTGTCTGAGTCTATCAGGTCAAACAACAGCTCAGGTTCCAGCTTTACCACATTGCCTTGCAAGTCAGTGATATAATTGATCCCAAACACATCTTTGACCCACTTTTTCATCGATTCGCGCAGCAGTATTACCTGAGCCGACCGAGGGTTAAGCTCCCCGATGCTTTCCCTCTTTGAAGATTTTTCGCGCAGGTGCAGCTCGTGGGTAGTGTGTACTTCGCGGGCGTCGAGCACCGATTTCTTGCCTTGCCCAAAAAACTTATTGGCACGCTCTACCACCACATTGTAGGCAAACTCAAAAAAAAGCGTAAACTCGTAAAGCAATTCCTGTAGTTGTTCCTGGCTTTGGTTTTGTTCTTTGGCAGGGAGTGTTGTATAATTCTCGTCCATTTGTGCTTTGAGTTGGTGTATGATATTTATTAAAGCGCACAATTCATATTTGATCCAGGTTTTTAGTTCTTTACGTTCTAGTTTACCCTGAAAAATATACTCAGTAATTTCATAGTCGTTGTAATGCTTGGCAAGGGGAAACCAATCTTGGTAAATGCCCTGAATTTCGGTATACAATTGGTTGAAATAAGACCTAAAGAAAAACTGCCATTTTTTGTCGTTGTCATTTAGGTAGGCGTGCTCTACAAACCGATTGATTTGTCTTATGTGGTTTACCCTTAAATTTTCCATGGTGTTCAATTCTA
The Microscilla marina ATCC 23134 DNA segment above includes these coding regions:
- a CDS encoding YehS family protein, whose amino-acid sequence is MDNNNVLQRIRYIFDFSDDKMIRIFGQADLEVTRAEVSNWLKKEEDPDYAMLNDKLLATFLNGLINDKRGKKEGEQPKPEKRLTNNLILRKLKIALELKSEDLLEMLELAGFKLSKHELSAFFRKPEQRQYRVCKDQVLRNLLKGMQLKYRPEPNESKTEEAS
- the fabV gene encoding enoyl-ACP reductase FabV, translating into MVIEPRTRGFICLTAHPKGCEQNVINQINYIQSKGTIEGPKKVLVIGASTGFGLASRITAAFGSNAATIGVFLEKPANRGKTASAGWYNSAAFEKQAQAAGLYAKSINGDAFSKEIKQQTLDLIKADLGQVDLVVYSLASPVRTHPETGVKHRSSLKPIGQSFADKTVDFHTGVVSEVAIEPANEDDIANTVAVMGGEDWEMWMDALQKENLLASGATAVAYSYIGPKLTEPVYRKGTIGRAKDHLEATAFTIADKLKAIDGKAYVSVNKALVTQASSAIPVIPLYISLLYKIMKAENIHEGCIEQMHRLFKDRLYNNKTATDAQGRIRVDDWEMREDVQAQVAELWTKVTTETLPALGDLKGYADDFFNLFGFRIEGVNYEEDLNEVVEIPGLQSVIPSN
- a CDS encoding class I SAM-dependent DNA methyltransferase — its product is MEQQNNEIKDAYNDWAAQYDTNHNHTRDMEGIAMRCTLKDITFNNCLELGCGTGKNTAWLLTQAQHLTAVDLSERMLEKAREKVQSEKVNFVQADITQGWSFVKRPCDLITFSLLLEHIEDISAIFSKAVHVLKPGGYIYIGELHSIKQYMGSKARYETPEGTKELICFTHHTSDFFKLAKLHQLDIVEFEEHFDNDDRKNIPRILTFLLQKK